In a single window of the Actinomycetota bacterium genome:
- a CDS encoding LysR family transcriptional regulator, with protein sequence MVLTISRAYHERMLQDLELRHLIALRSVVREGGFARAADRLGYTQSAVSQQIAALERAVGAAVFDRPGGPRPVELTPFGRLLLGHADDILTRVAAISDDIDRFRAGEAGRLDIGTFQSVSVELLPRIIGLLRAERPGIEIRLTEADDPQELADLVRAGELDFSFITGDFDASALDTVALGEDPFVAVTRHGWLDGVAPGGPIATRELLSAPLIGQNDGACQRTIDRGLAASGTEPAYVFRSNDNSAVQAMVRAGMGAALLPLLAVDIDDPRIEVHPIDPPIPDRVISIIRRHGRSSAPAAERFVELACDAWASIAGQRSRRALTSPTADSDLAGRSSGV encoded by the coding sequence ATGGTTCTGACCATCAGTCGGGCTTATCATGAGCGGATGCTGCAGGACCTCGAGCTGCGCCACCTCATCGCGCTGCGTTCGGTCGTTCGCGAGGGCGGCTTCGCGCGGGCGGCGGACCGCCTCGGCTACACCCAATCGGCCGTCAGCCAGCAGATCGCGGCGCTCGAACGGGCGGTCGGAGCGGCGGTGTTCGACCGGCCCGGGGGACCCCGACCCGTCGAGCTGACGCCGTTCGGGCGACTGCTGCTCGGCCACGCCGACGACATCCTCACCCGGGTGGCGGCGATCTCCGACGACATCGACCGCTTCCGCGCGGGAGAGGCGGGCCGGCTGGACATCGGCACGTTCCAGAGCGTCTCGGTGGAGCTGCTGCCGCGGATCATCGGGCTGCTGCGCGCCGAGCGTCCCGGCATCGAGATCCGCCTGACGGAAGCCGACGACCCCCAAGAGCTGGCCGATCTTGTCCGCGCGGGTGAGCTCGATTTCAGCTTCATCACCGGCGACTTCGACGCGTCCGCGCTCGACACTGTCGCGCTGGGCGAGGATCCTTTCGTCGCCGTCACCCGGCACGGCTGGCTCGACGGCGTCGCACCCGGCGGGCCGATCGCCACGCGCGAGCTGCTGTCGGCGCCGCTCATCGGACAGAACGACGGTGCCTGCCAGCGCACCATCGACCGCGGGCTCGCCGCCTCCGGCACCGAGCCTGCGTACGTGTTCCGCAGCAACGACAACAGCGCGGTGCAGGCGATGGTGCGCGCCGGCATGGGAGCGGCCTTGCTGCCGCTGCTCGCCGTCGACATCGACGATCCTCGCATCGAGGTGCACCCGATCGACCCGCCCATCCCCGACCGGGTGATCTCGATCATCCGCCGCCACGGGCGCTCGAGTGCTCCCGCCGCGGAGCGCTTCGTCGAGCTCGCGTGTGATGCCTGGGCCTCGATCGCCGGGCAGCGCTCACGTAGAGCTCTCACCTCGCCCACGGCTGACTCCGATCTCGCGGGCCGATCATCGGGGGTATGA
- a CDS encoding magnesium transporter CorA family protein: MDRIRSRAYRQGRLVDQDFPLETVSDHLAVDDTILWVDLCAPTAAEMHLLADELDLHELAVEDALGPHQRPKLDHYAGHLFVACHAVRVDREQHVLVETEVDAFMDRRWLITVRKDAGFDIEHVLARWDRSAELAEHGVSYLLYGVLDVIIDGYFDAVAEFDDYFDEVSELLFEEKPMDPAQQREWFNMRRAFVRLHRTVVPTRELVSGLMRREHDAVPETLYPYFQDLYDHVLRATESTEALRDLAATIVETNLSLRDYRQNQVMKKVTSWAAIIAVPTLVSGFYGMNVPYPGSNHSGGVLAAVLLMVLLSGSLYVLFRRRDWL, translated from the coding sequence ATGGATCGAATCCGCAGCCGCGCCTACCGGCAGGGGCGTCTCGTCGATCAGGACTTCCCGCTGGAGACGGTCTCGGACCACCTCGCGGTCGACGACACGATCCTGTGGGTCGACCTCTGCGCTCCGACGGCTGCGGAGATGCACCTCCTGGCCGACGAACTCGACCTGCACGAGCTGGCGGTGGAGGACGCCCTCGGGCCGCACCAGCGCCCCAAGCTCGACCACTACGCCGGCCATCTCTTCGTCGCCTGTCATGCCGTGCGGGTCGACCGGGAGCAGCACGTGCTGGTCGAGACGGAAGTCGACGCGTTCATGGACCGGCGCTGGCTGATCACGGTCAGAAAGGACGCCGGGTTCGACATCGAGCACGTGCTCGCCCGCTGGGACCGTTCCGCGGAGCTCGCCGAGCACGGCGTCAGCTACCTGCTGTACGGGGTGCTCGACGTGATCATCGACGGCTACTTCGACGCGGTGGCCGAGTTCGACGACTACTTCGACGAGGTCAGCGAGCTGCTGTTCGAAGAGAAGCCGATGGACCCGGCGCAACAGCGGGAGTGGTTCAACATGCGGCGGGCGTTCGTGCGCCTGCACCGCACCGTGGTGCCGACCCGTGAGCTCGTCAGCGGGTTGATGCGTCGTGAGCACGACGCGGTGCCCGAGACCCTGTACCCGTACTTCCAAGACCTCTACGACCACGTGCTGCGCGCGACGGAGTCCACGGAAGCACTGCGCGACCTCGCGGCGACCATCGTCGAGACCAACCTCAGCCTGCGCGACTACCGCCAGAACCAGGTGATGAAGAAGGTGACGAGCTGGGCCGCGATCATCGCCGTGCCCACCTTGGTGTCGGGGTTCTACGGGATGAACGTGCCCTATCCGGGATCAAACCACTCGGGCGGTGTGCTGGCCGCGGTGCTGCTGATGGTGTTGCTCTCAGGCAGCCTCTACGTGCTGTTCCGACGCCGGGACTGGCTCTAG
- a CDS encoding sodium-translocating pyrophosphatase, producing the protein MPIIAAEGGYQTFELGGAEWWWLIFSAVTALVAIAVGFSLMRGVLAAPTGTPKMVEIAKAIQEGASAYLRRQFRTISFILIPLAAIVFLTSTAIDRPDGSSALSFAQSGLFRTLAFLAGCLMSGLTGFIGMNLAVRGNVRTAEAARSGSMAEALHVAFRTGGVAGMFTVGLGLFGATVIIMLFQNTSSAILVGFGFGGSLLALFLRVGGGIFTKAADVGADLVGKIEVGIPEDDPRNPATIADNVGDNVGDCAGMAADLFESYEVTLVASIILGVAAFNSIGANPALGLIFPVAARAIGVLASIVGVYAVRAKPSDSSAMAPINRGFLTAGLLTVVGTGLVALLYVGNEADNLSNPGWRMFGAVLIGLVLAQAASRITEYFTSTETAPVQEIARSARTGPATTVLSGISSGLESSAWAIIAVALAIGGAVILGGGNVQFSFYLVALCGMGMLSTTGVVVSEDTFGPVADNAAGIAEMSGEFHGEPERIMVSLDAVGNTTKAVTKGFAIGSAVIAAVALFASFVETIANETLGAAGIEELENAGQTVFDAFPISVSNPTTFIGLLVGGSIAFIFSSLAIRAVGRTAGTVVNEVRRQFADGQIMAGTRRPDYGPVIDICTTASLRELATPALLAVLTPVIIGFGINVFALGAFLAAVILTGQLMANFLSNSGGAWDNAKKFIEDGNEGGKGSEAHKAAVIGDTVGDPFKDTAGPALNPLIKVMNLVSLLILPAIITLDDNEVARYAISGVALVVLLGAIAWSKRSAEIEVSGGAPSEAAALAPEVRKGNRDAIMRSAIDQWLDCLGHEEADLRDDLLKVRDSLPLPSGESNPDLA; encoded by the coding sequence ATTCCGATCATCGCCGCCGAAGGCGGATACCAGACGTTCGAATTGGGCGGCGCGGAGTGGTGGTGGCTGATCTTCAGCGCGGTCACGGCGCTCGTGGCGATCGCCGTCGGGTTCTCGCTGATGCGGGGAGTGCTCGCCGCTCCCACGGGCACGCCGAAGATGGTCGAGATCGCGAAGGCGATCCAGGAGGGCGCGAGCGCGTACCTGCGCCGCCAGTTCCGCACGATCAGCTTCATCCTGATCCCGCTCGCGGCGATCGTCTTCCTCACGTCGACCGCGATCGACAGACCAGACGGATCGAGCGCGCTCAGCTTCGCCCAGTCCGGTCTCTTCCGTACGCTCGCCTTCCTCGCCGGCTGCCTGATGTCCGGGCTCACCGGCTTCATCGGCATGAACCTCGCGGTGCGCGGCAACGTCCGCACCGCCGAGGCGGCCCGCAGCGGCTCGATGGCCGAGGCGTTGCACGTCGCGTTCCGCACCGGTGGCGTCGCCGGCATGTTCACCGTCGGGCTCGGGCTGTTCGGAGCGACGGTGATCATCATGTTGTTCCAGAACACGAGCTCGGCGATCCTCGTCGGGTTCGGCTTCGGAGGGTCGCTCCTCGCCCTCTTCCTGCGTGTCGGTGGCGGCATCTTCACCAAGGCCGCGGACGTCGGCGCCGACCTCGTCGGCAAGATCGAGGTGGGCATCCCCGAAGACGACCCCCGCAACCCGGCCACGATCGCCGACAACGTGGGTGACAACGTCGGCGACTGCGCCGGTATGGCAGCCGACCTGTTCGAGAGCTACGAGGTCACCCTCGTGGCGTCGATCATCCTCGGCGTGGCGGCCTTCAACTCGATCGGTGCCAATCCCGCCCTCGGCCTGATCTTCCCCGTCGCCGCCCGCGCCATCGGCGTCCTGGCGTCGATCGTCGGCGTGTATGCCGTGCGGGCCAAGCCGTCGGATTCGTCCGCGATGGCGCCGATCAACCGAGGCTTCCTCACCGCCGGGCTGTTGACCGTGGTCGGCACCGGGTTGGTGGCGCTGCTGTACGTCGGCAACGAAGCCGACAACCTGTCCAACCCGGGCTGGCGCATGTTCGGCGCGGTGCTGATCGGCCTCGTGCTCGCCCAGGCGGCGAGCCGGATCACCGAGTACTTCACGTCGACCGAGACCGCGCCGGTGCAAGAGATCGCCCGCTCCGCGCGCACCGGTCCGGCCACGACCGTGCTGTCGGGGATCAGCTCGGGCCTCGAGTCGTCGGCCTGGGCGATCATCGCTGTGGCCCTCGCCATCGGCGGCGCCGTGATCCTCGGTGGCGGCAACGTGCAGTTCTCCTTCTACCTCGTCGCCCTCTGCGGAATGGGCATGCTCTCGACGACGGGCGTGGTCGTCTCCGAGGACACCTTCGGCCCGGTCGCCGACAACGCCGCCGGCATCGCGGAGATGTCCGGTGAGTTCCACGGCGAGCCGGAGCGGATCATGGTCAGCCTCGACGCCGTCGGCAACACCACGAAGGCCGTCACGAAGGGCTTCGCGATCGGCTCTGCGGTCATCGCCGCCGTCGCCCTCTTCGCCTCGTTCGTCGAGACGATCGCCAACGAGACGCTCGGTGCCGCGGGCATCGAGGAACTGGAGAACGCCGGTCAGACGGTGTTCGACGCGTTCCCGATCAGCGTCTCGAACCCGACGACGTTCATCGGCTTGCTCGTCGGCGGCTCGATCGCGTTCATCTTCAGCTCGCTCGCCATCCGCGCCGTCGGGCGCACTGCGGGCACGGTGGTCAACGAGGTGCGTCGTCAGTTCGCCGACGGCCAGATCATGGCCGGCACCCGCCGCCCGGACTACGGGCCGGTGATCGACATCTGCACCACCGCCTCTCTGCGCGAGCTGGCAACTCCGGCCCTCCTCGCCGTGCTGACCCCGGTGATCATCGGGTTCGGGATCAACGTCTTCGCGCTCGGAGCGTTCCTTGCCGCGGTGATCCTCACCGGTCAGCTGATGGCGAACTTCTTGTCCAACTCCGGCGGGGCCTGGGACAACGCGAAGAAGTTCATCGAGGACGGCAACGAGGGCGGCAAGGGCTCGGAGGCCCACAAGGCCGCCGTCATCGGCGACACCGTCGGCGACCCCTTCAAGGACACCGCCGGGCCGGCGCTCAACCCGTTGATCAAGGTGATGAACCTGGTCTCGTTGCTCATCCTGCCGGCGATCATCACGCTCGACGACAACGAGGTCGCCCGCTACGCGATCTCCGGCGTGGCGCTCGTCGTGTTGCTCGGCGCGATCGCCTGGTCGAAGCGTTCGGCGGAGATCGAGGTCAGCGGTGGTGCGCCGAGCGAGGCAGCAGCACTCGCGCCCGAGGTGCGCAAGGGCAACCGCGACGCCATCATGCGCTCCGCGATCGACCAGTGGCTCGATTGCCTCGGCCACGAAGAGGCCGATCTGCGCGACGACCTGCTGAAGGTCCGTGACTCGCTACCTCTGCCGAGTGGCGAGTCCAATCCCGATCTAGCCTGA
- a CDS encoding VTT domain-containing protein: MLDPTQLIETGSYVLLFAIVFVETGLLVGFFLPGDSLLFTAGVFASKGDLRLSVVLVGCTIAAILGDQLGYTIGRRVGPALERRPDGRLFKQAHLHRAQDFFERHGPRTIVLARFVPIVRTFAPVLAGVGKMDRRKFTTYNVVGGIGWAVGVTLLGFFAGEVIGAETVDKFLLPIIGVIVLASLAPVVIEHLRHRRADAAPAEPIDGLQAEPLLVPDDDVR; the protein is encoded by the coding sequence CTGCTCGACCCGACCCAGCTGATCGAGACCGGCAGCTACGTGCTGCTGTTCGCGATCGTGTTCGTCGAGACGGGTCTGCTCGTCGGGTTCTTCCTGCCGGGTGATTCGCTGCTCTTCACCGCCGGCGTGTTCGCGTCGAAGGGCGACCTGCGGCTCAGCGTCGTTCTCGTCGGTTGCACGATCGCCGCGATCCTCGGCGACCAGCTCGGCTACACGATCGGCCGCCGGGTCGGTCCGGCGCTGGAGCGCCGCCCCGACGGGCGCTTGTTCAAACAGGCCCATCTCCACCGCGCGCAGGACTTCTTCGAGCGCCACGGTCCGCGCACCATCGTGCTCGCCCGGTTCGTGCCGATCGTGCGCACGTTCGCCCCGGTGCTCGCCGGCGTGGGCAAGATGGACAGGCGCAAGTTCACCACCTACAACGTCGTCGGCGGCATCGGCTGGGCGGTGGGGGTGACTCTGCTCGGGTTCTTCGCGGGCGAGGTCATCGGCGCCGAGACGGTCGACAAGTTCCTGTTGCCGATCATCGGCGTGATCGTGCTCGCTTCGCTCGCGCCGGTGGTGATCGAACACCTGAGGCACCGGCGCGCCGACGCCGCGCCGGCCGAACCGATCGACGGTCTACAGGCCGAGCCGCTGCTGGTGCCCGACGACGACGTCCGCTAG
- a CDS encoding TIGR03086 family protein — translation MTTANLERAIANARSVLANVRADQLHDSTPCASWDVSGLINHLVGGANWFADNMTGGETAEADYAAGDYLAAYDTAAQRAVEAFSADGAMQQMVQLPFGTFPGIAFMGLATTDTFTHTWDLARATGQDAGALDPELAAQLLGQAKATIPDAFRGADGAAPFGPQTPVAEDAPAADQLAAFLGRNV, via the coding sequence ATGACCACCGCCAACCTCGAAAGAGCCATTGCCAACGCTCGGTCCGTTCTCGCCAACGTGCGGGCCGACCAGCTCCACGACTCCACGCCCTGCGCCTCGTGGGACGTGTCAGGCTTGATCAACCATCTAGTGGGTGGGGCGAACTGGTTCGCCGACAACATGACCGGCGGAGAGACCGCGGAGGCCGACTACGCCGCGGGCGACTACCTCGCCGCCTACGACACCGCGGCGCAGCGAGCCGTGGAGGCCTTCTCGGCCGACGGGGCGATGCAGCAGATGGTGCAGCTCCCCTTCGGCACCTTCCCCGGCATCGCGTTCATGGGCCTGGCCACCACCGACACGTTCACCCACACGTGGGATCTGGCTCGCGCTACCGGTCAGGACGCCGGCGCGCTCGATCCCGAGCTCGCCGCGCAGTTGCTCGGCCAGGCCAAAGCGACCATCCCCGACGCCTTCCGCGGCGCCGACGGCGCGGCGCCGTTCGGGCCGCAGACCCCGGTGGCCGAGGACGCGCCGGCGGCCGACCAGCTAGCGGCGTTCCTCGGGCGCAACGTGTAG
- a CDS encoding LLM class flavin-dependent oxidoreductase: MEFGIFFNGYLPGPAAHDAAAEHLMLMREMEYAVLADQCNWKYAWFGEHHALTEYSHMSAPAPVMGYVAAKTSRIHIGTAITSLPPIKEHPVRIAEMAAMMDHISEGRFEFGTGRGAGSHEVASFSGLRTDETKAMWDEVAREIPRMWEQRDYEYNGEFFSVPTPHNVLPKPYGKGHPPIWVACGNPGTFAKAGAHGIGAIAFNFEPIHNLRGRVEAYKEAIQDVTDQIGQYKNDNVMMTNACICLKDRERAREIAKKRTGYRVTMVNLYHDTMPKSPDAIVWPNPPQKVEWTDEMLDHAISGGHILCGTPEEVCEQLEAYRSVGCDQVVFGVPDEGYSHDEVQEMIEVFGNEVIPEFDRDPVHSTTRYRENAVAKYPEFAHAVPEDVNRAEPPVYPVSV, from the coding sequence ATGGAGTTCGGAATCTTCTTCAACGGCTACCTCCCCGGTCCCGCCGCCCACGACGCGGCAGCCGAGCACCTGATGCTGATGCGCGAGATGGAGTACGCCGTCCTCGCCGATCAGTGCAACTGGAAGTACGCATGGTTCGGCGAGCACCACGCCCTCACCGAGTACTCCCACATGTCGGCGCCGGCCCCCGTGATGGGCTACGTCGCGGCGAAGACCTCCCGCATCCACATCGGCACCGCGATCACCTCGCTGCCGCCGATCAAGGAGCACCCGGTCCGCATCGCCGAGATGGCGGCGATGATGGACCACATCTCCGAGGGCCGGTTCGAGTTCGGCACCGGCCGCGGGGCCGGCAGCCACGAGGTGGCCTCGTTCAGCGGTCTGCGAACCGACGAGACGAAGGCGATGTGGGACGAGGTCGCCCGGGAGATCCCCCGCATGTGGGAGCAGCGTGACTACGAGTACAACGGCGAGTTCTTCAGCGTGCCCACCCCGCACAACGTGTTGCCCAAGCCCTATGGCAAGGGTCACCCCCCGATCTGGGTGGCGTGCGGCAACCCGGGCACGTTCGCGAAGGCCGGCGCCCACGGCATCGGCGCGATCGCGTTCAACTTCGAGCCGATCCACAACCTGCGCGGCAGGGTCGAGGCGTACAAGGAAGCGATCCAGGACGTCACCGACCAGATCGGCCAGTACAAGAACGACAACGTGATGATGACGAACGCGTGCATCTGCTTGAAGGACCGCGAGCGGGCCCGCGAGATCGCGAAGAAGCGCACCGGCTACCGGGTGACGATGGTGAACCTGTACCACGACACGATGCCGAAGTCGCCCGACGCGATCGTCTGGCCCAATCCTCCCCAGAAGGTGGAGTGGACCGACGAGATGCTCGACCACGCCATCAGCGGCGGCCACATCTTGTGCGGCACGCCCGAAGAGGTGTGTGAGCAGCTCGAGGCCTACCGCTCCGTCGGCTGCGACCAGGTCGTGTTCGGCGTGCCCGACGAGGGCTACAGCCACGACGAGGTGCAGGAGATGATCGAGGTCTTCGGCAACGAGGTGATTCCCGAGTTCGATCGCGACCCGGTGCACTCCACCACCCGTTATCGCGAGAACGCAGTGGCGAAGTACCCCGAGTTCGCCCACGCGGTGCCCGAAGACGTCAACCGCGCTGAGCCCCCGGTCTACCCCGTCAGCGTCTAG
- a CDS encoding multicopper oxidase domain-containing protein, giving the protein MTSSDPAPASSGNGTTSHTAWWVVSCLIGLIALVVAVIGVVAGMTDSSAGAESGGSNGEDPETPAGETEFEIELGELYIRPATIEVPADTEITLHVTNAGTMAHDLKVDGTDGTEMLDPGAEETITIGPFPASTQAWCTVAGHKAAGMVMDIVVAGSEGGDHGTDGGDTSAEGDYATIDSAATPGADWVARDPVLPAAEAATVHEIELVASETVIEVAPGVTQEMWVFNGSAPGPILRGKLGDTFRVTLRNEGSIGHSIDFHASMVAWDDEMRTIASGEELVYEFEATKAGAYMYHCGTAPALHHIGNGMFGAIIIDPPDLPPVAEEFVITQSELYLGPEGQPGDLTKMLGEDWDAVVFNGYYNQYVHAPIHVEVNERYRVWVVDDGPSENSAFHIVGTIFDTVFKEGAYTLSPDESQGGSQALDLQPSQGGFVEFTFAEDGLYPFVTHKFANASKGALGFFAAGDADTSALGGH; this is encoded by the coding sequence ATGACCTCGTCGGATCCAGCGCCCGCTTCCTCGGGCAACGGCACCACCTCACACACCGCGTGGTGGGTCGTTTCCTGCCTGATCGGGCTCATCGCGCTCGTCGTCGCCGTGATCGGCGTCGTGGCCGGGATGACCGACTCGTCGGCCGGGGCCGAGTCGGGCGGCTCCAACGGCGAGGACCCCGAGACGCCAGCCGGCGAGACCGAGTTCGAGATCGAGCTCGGCGAGCTCTACATCCGTCCGGCCACGATCGAGGTACCCGCCGACACCGAGATCACCCTGCACGTGACGAACGCCGGCACGATGGCCCACGACCTGAAGGTCGACGGGACCGACGGTACCGAGATGCTCGATCCCGGCGCCGAGGAGACGATCACGATCGGCCCGTTCCCTGCGTCGACGCAGGCGTGGTGCACGGTCGCGGGTCACAAGGCGGCGGGGATGGTGATGGACATCGTCGTCGCCGGTTCCGAGGGCGGCGATCACGGGACCGACGGTGGGGACACGTCCGCGGAGGGCGACTACGCGACGATCGACTCGGCGGCCACCCCCGGAGCCGACTGGGTGGCCCGCGATCCGGTGCTGCCCGCAGCGGAAGCCGCCACGGTGCACGAGATCGAGTTGGTCGCGAGCGAGACGGTGATCGAGGTCGCACCGGGCGTCACCCAGGAGATGTGGGTGTTCAACGGCTCGGCCCCCGGACCGATCCTGCGCGGCAAGCTCGGCGACACGTTTCGGGTGACGCTGCGCAACGAAGGCTCGATCGGCCATTCGATCGACTTCCACGCCAGCATGGTCGCCTGGGACGACGAGATGCGCACGATCGCATCGGGTGAGGAGCTGGTGTACGAGTTCGAGGCCACGAAGGCCGGCGCGTACATGTACCACTGCGGCACCGCTCCCGCCCTGCACCACATCGGCAACGGCATGTTCGGGGCGATCATCATCGACCCGCCCGACCTCCCGCCGGTCGCCGAGGAGTTCGTCATCACGCAGAGCGAGCTGTACCTCGGCCCAGAGGGTCAGCCCGGAGACCTCACGAAGATGCTCGGCGAGGACTGGGACGCGGTGGTGTTCAACGGCTACTACAACCAGTACGTGCACGCCCCGATCCACGTCGAGGTGAACGAGCGTTACCGGGTGTGGGTGGTCGACGACGGCCCGAGCGAGAACTCCGCCTTCCACATCGTCGGCACTATCTTCGACACCGTGTTCAAGGAGGGCGCGTACACGTTGTCGCCCGACGAGTCCCAGGGCGGCTCCCAGGCGCTCGACCTGCAGCCGTCCCAGGGCGGCTTCGTCGAGTTCACCTTCGCCGAAGACGGCCTCTACCCCTTCGTGACGCACAAGTTCGCCAACGCGAGCAAGGGAGCCCTCGGCTTCTTCGCCGCCGGCGACGCCGACACGTCCGCTCTCGGCGGTCACTGA
- a CDS encoding helix-turn-helix domain-containing protein — MPVDDATAPGGTQARVYELLSAGGPLDAADIAAALGVHHTTVRVHLRSLAEAGLVRAERAAPRGRGRPHYIFRAMPRPIPPYQTLSMLLVAAVRDRLHAREAGRRAGVRAAANAAEAASPGTDAFDLISDEAGRLGFDPVVEKRLGGADVVLRTCPFAEVAASDPETICDLHLGVAEGLAEAAGGVVIECLHVREPHEGGCRIVIRTT; from the coding sequence ATGCCGGTCGACGACGCCACCGCGCCCGGCGGGACGCAGGCTCGGGTCTACGAGCTGCTTTCCGCCGGAGGCCCCCTCGACGCGGCGGATATCGCCGCCGCGTTGGGGGTGCACCACACGACGGTGCGCGTCCACCTGCGCAGCCTCGCCGAAGCGGGACTGGTCAGGGCCGAACGGGCCGCGCCACGTGGCCGTGGGCGTCCCCACTACATCTTCCGGGCGATGCCCCGCCCCATACCGCCTTACCAGACGCTCTCGATGCTGCTCGTCGCTGCAGTGCGCGATCGCCTCCATGCGCGCGAGGCCGGACGGCGCGCCGGGGTAAGAGCTGCGGCCAACGCGGCCGAGGCTGCCTCACCCGGCACCGACGCGTTCGATCTGATCAGCGACGAGGCCGGGCGGCTCGGCTTCGACCCGGTCGTCGAGAAGCGACTCGGCGGCGCAGACGTGGTGCTGCGGACGTGTCCTTTCGCCGAGGTCGCCGCGAGCGATCCGGAAACGATCTGCGACCTGCACCTCGGAGTGGCCGAAGGCCTCGCCGAGGCCGCCGGCGGGGTGGTCATCGAGTGTCTCCACGTACGTGAACCTCACGAGGGTGGCTGCCGGATCGTGATCCGCACGACCTGA
- a CDS encoding DEAD/DEAH box helicase, translated as MDDESGTAAPGFEALGLREELLTALVALGYEEPTPIQRAAIPHLLAGDDLLGQAATGTGKTAAFALPLLHRLTEELRSRSGPVGLILVPTRELAMQVSEATYKYGHGLGARVVPIYGGQHIGRQLDALRRGADIVVASPGRALDHIRRGTLKLDGIQVVVLDEADEMLDMGFAEDIEAILAETPASRQTILFSATLPPRIDAIARRHLRNPVRIQIEAAARETGTAPLVRQSAYVVPRFHKPAALGRILDVEAPTAAIVFCRTRGEVDQLTETLNGRGYRAEALHGGMDQDQRDRVMGRLRNGTAELLVATDVAARGLDIDHLTHVVNYEVPSDADAYVHRIGRVGRAGREGTAITLAEPREQRLLQNIERITKQKIAIAKIPTVADLRAKQMEQTLDTVRDALGADDLEQFARLLDVLNENHDLADIALAALKLAHESTGAMLDEAEIPDLAASWDRPAGGKRAERTERPDREGGGKRQLSDSQRTARIYVGAGRASKVRPQDLVGAIANETRLTGRDIGAIKVGEHSSTVEIPESAVDEVLAAMSRTSIRGKRVTVRRYLEGGARN; from the coding sequence GTGGACGACGAGAGCGGCACGGCCGCACCCGGATTCGAGGCCCTCGGGCTGCGTGAAGAGCTGCTGACCGCCCTCGTCGCGCTCGGCTACGAAGAGCCGACCCCCATCCAGCGCGCAGCGATCCCGCACCTCCTCGCCGGCGACGACCTGCTCGGCCAGGCCGCCACGGGCACCGGCAAGACGGCGGCGTTCGCGCTGCCGCTGCTGCACCGCCTCACCGAGGAGCTCCGTTCCCGCTCCGGTCCCGTCGGGCTGATCCTGGTGCCCACGCGTGAGTTGGCGATGCAGGTGTCCGAGGCGACGTACAAGTACGGCCACGGGCTGGGCGCGCGGGTGGTGCCGATCTACGGCGGCCAGCACATCGGGCGCCAACTCGACGCCTTGCGGCGCGGCGCCGACATCGTCGTCGCCAGCCCTGGCCGGGCGCTCGACCACATCCGCCGCGGCACGCTCAAGTTGGACGGCATCCAAGTGGTGGTGCTCGACGAGGCCGACGAGATGCTGGACATGGGCTTCGCCGAGGACATCGAGGCGATCCTGGCCGAGACGCCGGCGAGCCGTCAGACGATCCTGTTCTCGGCCACGCTGCCACCGCGCATCGACGCCATCGCGCGGCGCCACCTGCGCAATCCGGTACGCATCCAGATCGAGGCCGCCGCGCGGGAGACCGGCACGGCTCCGTTGGTGCGCCAGAGCGCGTACGTGGTGCCCCGCTTCCACAAGCCGGCCGCGCTCGGCCGCATCCTCGACGTCGAGGCACCGACGGCGGCGATCGTGTTCTGCCGCACCCGCGGTGAGGTCGACCAACTGACCGAGACCCTGAACGGGCGGGGCTACAGGGCCGAGGCACTGCACGGCGGGATGGACCAGGACCAGCGCGACCGGGTGATGGGCAGGCTGCGCAACGGCACCGCCGAACTGCTCGTGGCCACCGACGTCGCGGCCCGCGGACTCGACATCGACCACCTCACGCACGTCGTCAACTACGAGGTGCCCTCGGACGCCGATGCTTACGTGCACCGCATCGGTCGCGTCGGGCGCGCCGGGCGGGAAGGCACCGCGATCACGCTGGCCGAGCCCCGCGAGCAGCGCCTGCTGCAGAACATCGAACGGATCACCAAGCAGAAGATCGCGATCGCGAAGATCCCGACCGTCGCCGACCTGCGCGCGAAGCAGATGGAGCAGACGCTCGACACGGTGCGAGATGCGCTCGGGGCCGACGACCTCGAGCAGTTCGCCCGCCTGCTCGACGTGTTGAACGAGAACCACGACCTGGCAGACATCGCGCTCGCCGCGCTGAAGTTGGCCCACGAGTCCACCGGGGCAATGCTCGACGAGGCCGAGATCCCCGACCTCGCCGCCTCGTGGGACCGGCCTGCGGGTGGCAAGCGCGCCGAGCGCACTGAACGCCCCGACCGCGAGGGCGGCGGCAAGCGGCAGCTCTCCGACAGCCAGCGGACCGCGCGGATCTACGTCGGTGCGGGCCGCGCGTCGAAGGTGCGTCCACAGGACCTGGTCGGCGCGATCGCGAACGAGACGCGTCTCACCGGGCGTGACATCGGTGCGATCAAGGTCGGCGAGCACTCCTCTACCGTCGAGATCCCCGAGTCGGCCGTCGACGAGGTGCTCGCGGCGATGAGCCGTACCTCGATCCGCGGCAAGCGGGTGACCGTGCGCCGGTACCTCGAGGGTGGCGCACGGAACTGA